A genomic region of Methanothermobacter sp. CaT2 contains the following coding sequences:
- a CDS encoding glutamate synthase-related protein: MPFKVERKEDVCKRNFDRPGCCWYMCDNRDESLCANCYSCYNNCPHDVYEIINGEPVPLRHENCVGCRICEEMCPNNAIEVNAVPEDRRNVWSFTDLLEIQRKSREGSYKVRGCGAVRRIPTFDDLVIIPAQVSRPPIDKYREPCNTRVVLGDRFAENPLELDTPIMIAAMSFGALSKEAKIALAMGATLAGTATNTGEGGMLPEERKYASKLIAQYASGRFGVSAEYLNNSEAIEIKIGQGAKSGMGGHLLAEKVTAEVSRIRMIPEGTDALSPARHMDIVGPEDLSMKISQLREITDWKVPIMVKFTSGRVADDVKIAAKAGADIVVVDGMQGGTGAGPDVVTEHSGIPTIAAIVEADEALKEVNLRDEVSLVAAGGIRSGADVAKAIALGADAVYIGTAALVSIGCRVCQMCYTGTCRKGIATQDPRLRKRLDYVEAGKNVARYIEAMTEEVCMLTQQAGNTDVSKLEKDDLRALTVEASALTGVKMAGMEAPARF; the protein is encoded by the coding sequence ATGCCTTTTAAGGTTGAGAGAAAGGAAGATGTATGTAAGAGGAACTTTGACCGTCCCGGCTGCTGCTGGTACATGTGTGATAACCGGGACGAGTCACTCTGTGCAAACTGCTACTCATGCTATAACAACTGTCCACACGATGTTTACGAGATAATAAACGGGGAACCGGTACCCCTGAGGCATGAAAACTGTGTGGGGTGCCGTATCTGTGAGGAGATGTGCCCCAACAATGCAATAGAGGTCAACGCCGTACCCGAGGACCGGAGGAATGTATGGTCATTTACTGACCTGCTTGAGATACAGAGGAAATCCAGGGAGGGTTCCTACAAGGTCAGGGGCTGCGGTGCAGTGAGGAGGATACCCACCTTTGACGACCTTGTGATAATACCGGCCCAGGTCTCAAGACCGCCCATAGACAAGTACAGGGAGCCCTGCAATACCCGGGTGGTCCTGGGTGACAGGTTCGCCGAGAACCCCCTTGAACTTGACACACCCATCATGATAGCCGCCATGTCCTTTGGAGCCCTCAGCAAGGAGGCCAAGATAGCCCTTGCAATGGGTGCAACCCTCGCAGGCACAGCCACAAACACAGGTGAGGGGGGAATGCTCCCTGAGGAGCGTAAATACGCCTCAAAACTCATTGCACAGTATGCATCAGGACGCTTCGGTGTCTCTGCAGAGTACCTCAACAATTCAGAGGCCATCGAGATCAAGATAGGTCAGGGTGCCAAGTCAGGTATGGGTGGACATCTGCTTGCAGAGAAGGTAACAGCGGAGGTTTCAAGGATAAGGATGATACCTGAGGGTACCGATGCACTGAGCCCGGCAAGGCACATGGATATAGTCGGGCCAGAGGACCTCAGCATGAAGATATCCCAGCTCCGTGAGATAACCGACTGGAAGGTCCCGATAATGGTCAAGTTCACATCTGGCCGTGTTGCCGATGATGTGAAGATAGCTGCAAAGGCAGGGGCCGATATAGTCGTGGTTGATGGTATGCAGGGAGGTACAGGTGCAGGGCCTGACGTTGTAACCGAGCACTCAGGTATACCCACAATAGCAGCCATAGTGGAGGCCGATGAGGCCCTCAAGGAAGTCAACCTCCGTGATGAGGTGAGCCTTGTTGCAGCAGGTGGTATAAGGAGCGGGGCTGACGTTGCAAAGGCCATCGCACTTGGCGCGGATGCAGTCTACATCGGTACAGCGGCACTTGTCTCAATTGGCTGCCGTGTCTGCCAGATGTGCTACACAGGCACCTGCAGGAAGGGTATTGCAACCCAGGACCCACGCCTCAGGAAGCGCCTTGACTATGTTGAGGCAGGTAAAAATGTTGCAAGGTACATAGAGGCCATGACAGAGGAGGTGTGCATGCTCACACAGCAGGCGGGTAACACTGACGTGAGCAAACTTGAGAAGGATGACCTCAGGGCGCTCACCGTGGAGGCCTCGGCACTTACGGGAGTTAAGATGGCTGGAATGGAGGCACCGGCCCGGTTTTAG
- a CDS encoding MFS transporter: MNEYTNRSLRVYVLIAATLSSFLTPFMGSSINVALPVIALHFGIDAILQTWIPTAFLLAAAIFAVPFGRISEIYGMKRIFIYGNLIFTVSSVLSAFSPSAPALIVFRAIQGVGSAMIFVTGLAMLTRVFPPMERGKAIGINTAAVYIGLSMGPVLGGFLTHFLGWQSIFLVTVPVTLIVLAVCLLKVEGEWADASGESFDVPGSISYCIFLFLLMYGFSALPEVAGALMIVLSILAFGIFLKIELSSDSPVFNVRLFKNLRFSFSSLAALINYSATFAVSLLLSYHLQYIKGLDPGSSGLILVTQPIVMAFVAPLAGRASDRFNPQILAGIGMAINAAALLSLSILDRGTPLFMIVTSLLVLGLGFGFFSSPNTNAIMGSVERRDYGIASATVSSMRLIGQAFSIGIVTLIFAFLIGRVPISPANYDLLIESTRICFLVFGVLCFIGVFAATAHRNDG; encoded by the coding sequence TTGAATGAGTACACCAACAGGTCACTCAGGGTCTATGTTCTCATAGCCGCAACACTATCATCCTTTTTAACGCCATTCATGGGGTCATCCATCAACGTTGCACTCCCTGTGATAGCACTTCACTTCGGGATAGACGCAATACTGCAGACATGGATTCCAACGGCATTTCTCCTTGCAGCGGCAATCTTTGCCGTACCATTTGGGAGGATTTCTGAGATATACGGCATGAAGAGGATTTTTATCTATGGAAACCTGATATTCACTGTCTCATCGGTCCTATCAGCATTCTCACCATCTGCCCCTGCCCTCATAGTATTCAGGGCTATCCAGGGTGTGGGATCAGCCATGATATTCGTCACAGGCCTTGCAATGCTCACCCGCGTATTTCCTCCAATGGAGAGGGGTAAGGCCATAGGTATAAACACAGCCGCAGTTTACATTGGCCTTTCGATGGGCCCGGTTCTCGGGGGTTTTCTCACACATTTCCTGGGCTGGCAGAGCATATTCCTTGTCACGGTCCCGGTAACACTCATTGTTCTTGCTGTGTGCCTCCTTAAGGTTGAGGGGGAATGGGCTGATGCCTCAGGGGAAAGTTTCGATGTTCCCGGTTCAATCTCCTACTGTATTTTCCTGTTTCTTTTAATGTATGGATTCTCCGCCCTTCCTGAGGTTGCAGGGGCGCTTATGATAGTTCTGAGTATCCTGGCGTTCGGGATATTCCTTAAAATTGAACTATCATCAGATAGCCCTGTTTTCAATGTGAGGCTCTTCAAAAATCTCAGATTCAGTTTCTCAAGTCTTGCAGCCCTGATAAACTACAGCGCAACCTTTGCAGTTTCCCTGCTTCTGAGTTACCACCTTCAGTACATTAAGGGACTGGACCCTGGCTCCAGCGGACTCATACTCGTCACGCAGCCCATCGTCATGGCCTTCGTGGCCCCCCTGGCAGGAAGGGCCTCTGACAGGTTCAACCCCCAGATACTTGCAGGTATAGGGATGGCAATAAATGCAGCCGCGCTCCTGAGCCTCAGCATCCTTGATAGGGGCACGCCCCTATTTATGATAGTGACATCCCTTCTTGTCCTTGGCCTTGGTTTCGGGTTTTTCTCATCCCCCAACACCAATGCAATCATGGGTTCCGTTGAGAGGAGGGACTACGGTATTGCATCTGCCACAGTGAGCTCCATGCGCCTCATCGGCCAGGCCTTCAGCATAGGTATAGTGACACTCATCTTTGCATTCCTGATAGGGAGGGTTCCAATATCCCCTGCAAATTATGACCTCCTCATAGAGAGCACAAGGATATGCTTCCTTGTATTCGGGGTCCTATGTTTCATAGGGGTTTTTGCTGCAACAGCCCACAGGAATGACGGCTGA
- a CDS encoding MFS transporter: MKDDHLKVYVLCAVTLSSFLAPFMGSSINVALPLMGESLNMGPSQQTWVIMAFLLTANVFLLPFGRLSEIYGIKRLFISGNIIFITASVLCALAPDAASIILFRAFQGIGASMVLVTRLSLISMVFPASERGRAIGVNTAAIDMGLFAGPILGGFLAEIMGWESIFLFTVPVGILVILISLSRIDDEWMAGGSKKFDLEGSLTYCTSLFLFIQGFSTLASIRGLLLLVLSFLAFSLFIKTETQARNPLFNVELFKNRRFSFSSLEALVVFTSTFAVSLLLSYHLQYVRGLSPSASGLILIVQPLMMALIAPLAGRMADMVKPHILTSAGMVLIFMALMGFAALGPDTPETAVIMGLMLLGTGMGLFSSPNTTKIMCSVKRDHAGVASATVTSMRLIGQAFSMGTVTLIFAFLMGSVSVSPANYDLLMESTRICFLLFGIICFIGLATAIHRNTY, translated from the coding sequence TTGAAAGATGATCATCTGAAGGTTTATGTGCTATGCGCAGTGACCCTCTCATCATTCCTTGCACCATTCATGGGTTCATCAATCAATGTGGCCCTCCCCCTTATGGGCGAGAGCCTTAATATGGGACCCTCCCAGCAGACATGGGTTATAATGGCATTTCTTTTAACTGCAAACGTCTTTCTACTGCCATTTGGAAGGTTATCTGAAATATACGGGATAAAGAGGCTCTTCATTTCAGGTAATATCATATTCATCACAGCATCGGTCCTCTGTGCACTGGCACCTGATGCAGCTTCAATCATCCTTTTCAGGGCATTTCAGGGAATCGGGGCCTCCATGGTACTGGTAACAAGGCTTTCCCTAATATCAATGGTGTTTCCGGCATCTGAGCGTGGCAGGGCCATAGGTGTGAATACCGCGGCAATAGATATGGGACTGTTTGCCGGTCCCATCCTGGGAGGTTTTCTGGCAGAGATCATGGGATGGGAGTCCATATTCTTATTCACGGTTCCAGTGGGAATCCTTGTTATACTCATCTCGCTATCCAGAATTGATGACGAGTGGATGGCTGGTGGAAGCAAAAAGTTTGATCTGGAGGGGTCACTCACCTACTGCACATCACTTTTTCTCTTCATTCAGGGATTCTCAACACTTGCAAGTATAAGGGGGCTTCTGCTCCTTGTTCTAAGTTTCCTGGCGTTTTCTCTCTTCATCAAGACAGAAACGCAGGCAAGGAACCCCCTCTTTAATGTTGAGTTATTTAAAAACAGAAGATTTTCCTTTTCATCCCTTGAAGCCCTCGTGGTATTCACATCAACATTTGCGGTTTCCCTGCTTCTCAGCTACCACCTCCAGTACGTCAGGGGACTCAGCCCATCTGCCAGTGGACTTATACTTATAGTTCAACCCCTCATGATGGCCCTGATCGCCCCCCTTGCAGGGAGGATGGCCGATATGGTGAAGCCCCATATTCTGACATCAGCGGGTATGGTGCTGATCTTCATGGCACTCATGGGATTTGCAGCACTGGGCCCTGATACACCTGAAACAGCAGTAATAATGGGACTCATGCTACTTGGAACCGGTATGGGACTTTTCTCATCCCCAAATACAACAAAGATTATGTGTTCAGTTAAGAGGGATCATGCCGGGGTGGCATCTGCCACCGTGACCTCCATGCGCCTCATCGGCCAGGCCTTCAGTATGGGTACGGTGACACTCATCTTCGCATTCCTTATGGGGAGTGTTTCAGTATCCCCTGCAAATTATGACCTCCTCATGGAAAGCACAAGGATATGCTTCCTTTTATTTGGTATTATCTGTTTCATAGGTCTTGCTACAGCAATCCACAGAAACACTTATTAA
- a CDS encoding CDGSH iron-sulfur domain-containing protein — protein MRIRVLKDGPYLVEGSVPLYEEVIVTDEDGHTREFVERREFPLKERYLLCRCGASKNKPYCDGTHTEVGFDGTETASRKPYIERATVFRAGDLELTDVPELCDHSRFCLRAGGIRELLRKGDAESIQIAIEEAMICPSGRLVLWDRRTGKPYERDYEKSIVVIHDKQKKCEGPLWVRGGIKIESADGREYETRNRVTLCRCGLSENKPFCDGSHWMSAEEKLEFKRKWGIE, from the coding sequence ATGAGGATAAGGGTTCTTAAGGACGGACCATACCTTGTGGAGGGCTCGGTACCACTCTATGAGGAGGTAATTGTAACCGATGAGGATGGACACACAAGGGAATTTGTTGAGAGAAGGGAGTTCCCGCTGAAGGAGAGGTACCTCCTCTGCCGCTGTGGCGCATCAAAGAACAAACCCTACTGTGATGGAACACACACCGAGGTGGGCTTTGATGGTACCGAAACAGCATCAAGGAAGCCCTACATTGAAAGGGCGACCGTGTTCAGGGCGGGGGACCTTGAACTCACCGATGTTCCTGAACTGTGCGACCACTCAAGGTTCTGCCTAAGGGCGGGGGGTATAAGGGAACTCCTCAGGAAAGGTGACGCTGAGAGCATACAGATCGCCATTGAGGAGGCGATGATCTGCCCATCAGGGAGGCTCGTCCTGTGGGACAGGAGGACCGGGAAACCCTATGAAAGGGACTATGAAAAATCAATAGTGGTTATCCATGATAAACAGAAGAAGTGTGAGGGGCCACTCTGGGTCAGGGGAGGTATAAAAATAGAATCAGCCGATGGAAGGGAGTATGAGACCAGAAACAGGGTCACCCTCTGTCGGTGCGGTTTATCTGAGAACAAACCATTCTGTGATGGTAGCCACTGGATGAGTGCAGAGGAGAAACTTGAATTTAAGAGGAAGTGGGGTATTGAGTAG
- a CDS encoding energy-coupling factor ABC transporter permease — protein sequence MHIPDGIIPLWQSAVYWAVALVNIGIFFYIFSKKPGKEKRIAGTGLFAAAAAVASSISVPSPFGVPVHFFLIPLAAIILGPLTAVMVAVLCLLVQFFMLGMGGITSMGANILTMGIGLGIGTYGVYRVLSELDRGLAVFSATFLGIMIATAFHIMILLAAGVAGPEMLMSTLIPFYIFVGVVEGAASMFIFSFLERMKPELIEMEKV from the coding sequence GTGCATATACCCGATGGAATCATACCACTGTGGCAGTCAGCAGTCTACTGGGCTGTTGCACTCGTGAACATTGGCATATTCTTCTACATATTCTCAAAGAAACCCGGAAAGGAAAAAAGGATAGCTGGAACAGGACTTTTTGCAGCGGCCGCTGCGGTTGCATCCTCCATATCTGTGCCATCACCCTTCGGTGTCCCGGTGCATTTCTTCCTGATACCCCTTGCAGCCATAATACTCGGCCCCCTCACAGCGGTTATGGTTGCTGTTCTCTGCCTCCTCGTCCAGTTCTTCATGCTTGGAATGGGGGGGATAACCAGCATGGGGGCCAATATACTGACAATGGGTATCGGCCTTGGAATCGGAACCTATGGGGTCTACAGGGTTCTAAGTGAACTTGACAGGGGCCTTGCTGTATTCTCAGCCACCTTCCTGGGCATAATGATTGCAACCGCGTTCCACATCATGATACTCCTGGCAGCGGGTGTTGCAGGTCCTGAAATGCTCATGTCAACACTCATACCCTTCTACATATTCGTGGGTGTCGTGGAGGGTGCTGCAAGCATGTTCATATTCTCATTCCTTGAGAGGATGAAACCTGAGCTCATTGAAATGGAAAAGGTCTAG
- a CDS encoding DEAD/DEAH box helicase: MKELKFSEFDISGEINRALDDMGFEGTTPIQALTLPVTLDGMDVVGEAQTGTGKTAAFAIPLLENLEPERVPQALVICPTRELCLQVTDEIRRIGKYLNVRVLAVYGGQGIGGQIAELRRGVHVIVATPGRLIDHIERGTVDLGSVSTVVLDEADEMLNMGFIEDIERILSHVPERRQTLLFSATISKPVLRIAERYMRSPQILRVEKKHSPRIDEFYFKTREEDKVELLDWILTSNDIRMGLIFCNTKRRVQRLRKQLSRMGYSVDEIHGDLSQSKRERVMERFRKGRFNLLIATDVAARGIHVPDVEVVVNYDLPFENEYYVHRIGRTGRAGSSGKSFTLVVGREVHRLRRIQSFTGKRIKKSNMPSPQEIRRGYEEDLVEVLRRNLKSKSYGDSELLGNLVSEGYSFRDISHALLDVLESSK, from the coding sequence ATGAAAGAATTGAAATTCAGTGAATTTGATATCTCAGGGGAGATTAACAGGGCCCTTGATGATATGGGATTTGAGGGTACAACCCCAATCCAGGCACTTACATTACCTGTTACACTTGATGGTATGGACGTTGTTGGCGAGGCCCAGACCGGGACCGGGAAAACCGCAGCCTTTGCCATACCCCTGCTTGAGAACCTTGAACCAGAGAGGGTCCCCCAGGCACTTGTGATCTGCCCGACCCGTGAACTCTGTCTGCAGGTCACCGATGAGATAAGGAGGATAGGTAAGTACCTTAATGTGAGGGTGCTTGCGGTCTATGGTGGCCAGGGTATTGGAGGTCAGATAGCCGAGCTCAGGAGGGGTGTCCATGTTATAGTCGCAACACCAGGAAGGCTCATAGACCATATCGAGAGGGGTACCGTGGACCTTGGAAGTGTATCCACGGTCGTGCTTGATGAGGCAGATGAGATGCTCAACATGGGCTTCATAGAGGACATAGAGAGGATACTATCCCACGTACCTGAAAGGAGACAGACCCTGCTGTTCTCTGCAACCATCTCAAAGCCGGTGCTAAGGATCGCAGAGAGGTATATGAGGAGCCCCCAGATTCTCCGTGTAGAGAAAAAGCACAGCCCCAGGATAGATGAATTCTATTTCAAAACCAGGGAGGAGGACAAGGTTGAGCTCCTTGACTGGATACTGACATCCAATGACATCAGAATGGGCCTCATATTCTGCAACACCAAAAGGAGGGTTCAGAGGCTCAGAAAGCAGCTTAGCCGTATGGGTTACTCTGTGGATGAAATTCACGGGGACCTATCACAGTCAAAGCGTGAACGTGTCATGGAACGCTTCAGGAAGGGAAGGTTCAACCTCCTCATTGCAACTGATGTTGCTGCACGGGGTATACATGTACCCGATGTGGAGGTCGTTGTCAACTATGATCTCCCATTCGAGAACGAGTACTATGTTCACAGGATAGGGCGTACCGGGCGTGCCGGTTCAAGTGGAAAATCCTTCACACTGGTTGTTGGAAGGGAGGTCCACAGGTTAAGGCGAATCCAGTCATTCACAGGTAAAAGGATAAAGAAGAGCAACATGCCATCCCCACAGGAGATAAGGAGGGGTTACGAGGAGGACCTTGTGGAGGTGCTCCGTAGAAACCTTAAATCCAAGAGTTACGGTGACTCCGAGCTCCTGGGAAACCTTGTGAGTGAGGGTTACAGTTTCAGGGATATCTCGCATGCCCTTCTGGATGTTCTGGAGTCCTCAAAGTAG
- a CDS encoding 5-formyltetrahydrofolate cyclo-ligase, translating into MDKNLIRERIWKLLKDRGVSSRPHGRIPDFQGSVAAAERLSRTIEWERADVVFSSPDSAQRPVRKLALDDGKDLVIPTPKIKDGYLLISGDVPDAKAASTIRGAYRYGSFISRFPEVDLVVEGSVAVDLEGNRLGKGGGYGDREISELRDQGAIGEDTPIATTVHELQIIESVPVEDHDERINMIVTPMRVIRLFLDEKIPRVI; encoded by the coding sequence ATGGATAAGAACCTAATCAGAGAGAGGATCTGGAAACTCCTGAAGGATAGGGGTGTAAGCAGCCGTCCCCATGGCCGCATACCAGATTTTCAGGGGTCAGTTGCAGCCGCAGAGAGGCTCTCAAGGACCATAGAATGGGAAAGAGCAGATGTTGTATTCTCATCCCCTGATTCTGCCCAGCGCCCAGTACGAAAACTGGCCCTTGATGATGGAAAGGACCTTGTAATACCCACACCGAAGATAAAGGATGGTTACCTTTTAATCTCAGGGGATGTTCCAGATGCCAAAGCCGCATCAACCATAAGGGGGGCCTACAGGTATGGTTCATTCATCAGCAGATTCCCTGAGGTTGACCTTGTTGTTGAGGGATCCGTGGCCGTTGACCTGGAGGGAAACCGCCTCGGTAAGGGGGGAGGATACGGCGACAGGGAGATATCTGAACTCAGGGATCAGGGGGCCATAGGCGAGGATACCCCCATCGCCACAACGGTGCATGAGCTGCAGATAATTGAAAGTGTCCCTGTTGAGGACCACGATGAAAGGATAAACATGATAGTGACACCCATGCGTGTGATAAGACTATTTCTCGATGAAAAAATCCCGCGAGTCATCTGA
- a CDS encoding RDD family protein, translating to MELKKKRLYAFLVDFLVVTGVMYLLTVLVYPLALLLNLFSIYRYWLPLLGIITLLYFSYFEYHGGTVGKRMMGLAVISEDGELRWQQVVIRNLSRILWFPLILDVILGRLRNRLRILDAIAGTRVVSAAKNVDDDAEQDL from the coding sequence ATGGAACTTAAGAAGAAGAGGCTCTATGCATTTTTAGTTGATTTCCTTGTGGTTACAGGGGTTATGTACCTCTTAACAGTCCTTGTTTATCCATTAGCACTTCTCCTGAACCTTTTCTCAATCTACAGGTACTGGCTCCCCCTCCTTGGCATCATAACCCTTCTGTATTTCAGCTACTTTGAGTACCATGGCGGAACAGTGGGTAAGAGGATGATGGGTCTCGCTGTAATATCAGAGGATGGTGAACTCAGGTGGCAGCAGGTTGTCATAAGGAACCTTTCAAGGATACTCTGGTTCCCCCTCATCCTGGACGTTATCCTGGGACGCCTCAGGAATCGTCTGAGGATCCTCGACGCAATTGCAGGTACACGGGTTGTCAGTGCAGCGAAGAATGTGGACGACGATGCTGAACAGGATCTATGA
- the hypE gene encoding hydrogenase expression/formation protein HypE: MKIGMSHGAGGEVMQDLISNIILSNIHNTRVNGGVGLEDLDDGASIPLGDYEIVMSTDGHTVDPLFFPGGDIGKISVAGTVNDISVMGARPLAIASAMILSEGFPGEDLERIVQSMDAVSRETGVSIVTGDTKVMERGKLDRMVITTTGIGVVKRGEIIRDSGLRPGDKIILTGSVGDHGMALMAFREGFGFDTDLESDVAPVWGMVEAALEVGGVTAMKDPTRGGIANALNELADKSGVGMVVDEDMIPVREEVRAVSEMLGIDPYEVANEGKVIMGVDPEYAEDVLRAVRKAPYGENARIIGEANQDSHVILETSLGGRRILEAPVADPVPRVC; the protein is encoded by the coding sequence ATGAAGATCGGCATGTCCCATGGTGCAGGCGGAGAAGTGATGCAGGACCTCATATCAAACATAATACTATCCAATATCCATAACACGAGGGTTAACGGCGGAGTTGGCCTCGAGGACCTTGACGACGGTGCAAGCATACCCCTCGGCGACTATGAGATAGTTATGAGTACCGATGGCCACACAGTCGACCCCCTCTTCTTCCCCGGCGGTGACATAGGTAAGATATCGGTCGCAGGTACAGTCAACGACATATCTGTTATGGGTGCAAGGCCCCTTGCAATTGCAAGTGCAATGATCCTCAGCGAGGGGTTCCCTGGCGAGGATCTTGAGAGGATCGTGCAGTCAATGGACGCTGTCTCCAGGGAGACCGGGGTGTCAATCGTAACAGGGGACACCAAGGTCATGGAGAGGGGTAAACTGGACAGGATGGTCATAACAACCACGGGTATAGGTGTTGTGAAACGTGGTGAGATAATAAGGGACTCAGGACTGAGGCCCGGTGATAAGATCATACTCACAGGCAGCGTGGGGGACCATGGTATGGCACTCATGGCCTTCCGTGAGGGTTTTGGATTCGACACCGACCTTGAATCGGATGTTGCCCCGGTATGGGGTATGGTTGAGGCGGCCCTTGAGGTTGGTGGTGTTACCGCAATGAAGGACCCCACAAGGGGCGGTATAGCAAATGCCCTCAACGAACTCGCAGATAAATCAGGGGTCGGGATGGTTGTTGATGAGGACATGATCCCTGTGAGGGAGGAGGTGAGGGCTGTCTCTGAGATGCTGGGCATCGACCCCTATGAGGTTGCCAATGAGGGCAAGGTCATCATGGGTGTCGACCCTGAATACGCTGAGGATGTCCTCAGAGCCGTGAGGAAGGCACCATACGGTGAAAACGCGAGGATAATAGGTGAAGCGAATCAGGACAGTCATGTGATCCTTGAAACAAGCCTTGGAGGCAGGAGGATACTTGAGGCCCCTGTTGCTGATCCTGTTCCAAGGGTATGCTGA
- a CDS encoding 30S ribosomal protein S8e: MAIWQGKSMKKPSGGRAKMNRGKRKYELGREPAETKIGDRRVRMIRTRGGNTKVRLAADTKINVVDPETGKVEVAEIRNVVENTANPHFVRRNIITKGAVVETSLGNVRVTSRPGQDGVINGVLIKE, from the coding sequence ATGGCAATCTGGCAAGGTAAATCAATGAAGAAACCAAGCGGTGGAAGAGCCAAGATGAACCGCGGAAAGAGGAAATACGAACTTGGAAGGGAACCCGCCGAGACAAAGATCGGTGACAGGCGTGTCAGGATGATAAGGACACGTGGGGGCAACACCAAGGTCAGGCTCGCTGCAGATACCAAGATAAACGTTGTTGACCCTGAAACAGGTAAGGTTGAGGTTGCAGAGATAAGGAATGTTGTTGAGAACACAGCAAACCCCCACTTTGTGAGGAGGAACATCATAACAAAGGGCGCTGTTGTTGAAACCAGCCTTGGAAACGTGAGGGTCACATCCAGGCCCGGGCAGGACGGCGTAATAAACGGCGTACTTATAAAGGAATAG
- the polB2 gene encoding DNA polymerase PolB subunit 2, translating to MSDNLEAEILSQVKRFLEYINSNLPEGMELEFEGFYRRGFFVTKKRYALIEDDTIVAKGLELVRRDWAPIAKKTQQKVLMAILRDGSPEKARKIIRDVVRRIRGGEVELDDLAIHTQITRDLSEYKQIGPHVIAAKRSLEKGRRIERGSIVRYIIVKGRGPISQRAFPLEDAEGLEYDPDYYIENQVMAAVSRIMSSLGYSTEDINSLSCGERQSSLDAFF from the coding sequence ATGTCAGATAACCTTGAGGCCGAGATACTATCCCAGGTGAAAAGGTTCCTCGAATACATCAACAGCAACCTGCCTGAGGGCATGGAGCTGGAATTTGAGGGCTTTTACAGGAGGGGCTTCTTCGTAACAAAAAAGAGATACGCCCTAATAGAGGATGACACGATTGTTGCAAAGGGTCTTGAACTTGTGAGGCGTGACTGGGCACCGATAGCTAAAAAGACCCAGCAAAAAGTTTTAATGGCCATTCTAAGAGACGGATCCCCTGAGAAGGCTAGAAAGATAATAAGGGATGTTGTACGGCGCATAAGGGGCGGCGAAGTGGAACTGGATGACCTTGCAATCCACACCCAGATAACAAGGGACCTCTCTGAGTACAAACAGATAGGCCCACATGTCATCGCCGCAAAACGATCCCTTGAGAAGGGGCGGCGCATTGAGCGGGGATCCATAGTCAGGTACATCATAGTTAAGGGAAGGGGCCCCATAAGTCAGAGGGCCTTCCCACTTGAGGATGCTGAGGGCCTGGAGTACGACCCGGACTATTACATTGAAAACCAGGTCATGGCCGCGGTATCAAGAATAATGTCATCCCTTGGCTACTCCACAGAGGATATAAATTCTCTCTCATGTGGCGAAAGGCAGAGCAGCCTCGATGCCTTTTTCTAG
- a CDS encoding TIGR02253 family HAD-type hydrolase: MLKAVFFDIDDTLYDTSGFAKLARKAALNVMIDAGLPLTQDEAYKLLREIIAEKGSNYDKHFNVLTKTVFGEEKPLLIALGMITYHNVKFALLRPFPNTTSTLIHLKSRGYRLGVISNGITIKQWEKLIRLGIHHFFDEVVTSDEVGFEKPNIRIFEEALRRMGCKPERSIMVGNKFNEDILGATNAGMSAILVNSELTDEERDLIEKRGLDVTVIDDISELKEIL, translated from the coding sequence ATGCTGAAGGCGGTTTTCTTTGATATTGATGACACCCTCTATGACACATCAGGATTTGCCAAACTTGCAAGAAAGGCTGCCCTGAATGTAATGATAGATGCGGGTTTACCCCTGACACAGGATGAGGCATACAAACTTCTGAGGGAGATAATCGCTGAGAAGGGCTCCAACTATGATAAGCACTTCAATGTGCTCACAAAGACGGTTTTCGGTGAGGAAAAACCCCTTCTCATTGCCCTTGGAATGATAACATACCACAACGTCAAATTCGCACTTCTCCGGCCATTCCCCAATACAACATCAACGCTCATACACCTCAAGAGCAGGGGATACAGGCTGGGGGTCATATCAAACGGTATAACAATAAAGCAGTGGGAGAAGCTGATAAGGCTCGGGATACACCACTTCTTCGATGAGGTCGTCACCTCAGATGAGGTTGGCTTTGAGAAACCAAACATAAGGATCTTTGAGGAGGCCCTCAGAAGGATGGGCTGCAAACCTGAAAGGTCCATCATGGTGGGGAACAAGTTCAATGAGGACATACTGGGGGCAACCAACGCGGGAATGTCAGCCATACTCGTCAACTCGGAGCTTACAGATGAAGAACGGGATCTCATTGAAAAGAGGGGCCTTGATGTTACGGTCATCGATGACATCAGCGAACTTAAGGAGATTCTCTAG